Below is a genomic region from Medicago truncatula cultivar Jemalong A17 chromosome 3, MtrunA17r5.0-ANR, whole genome shotgun sequence.
GTCAGTAAGAGAAACACTGTAATCAGGGCCTGCTAACAGAATATTTGTCGGCTTCAGATTTCCATGGGGAAGCCCTCGATCATGAAGGTATAAAAGACATCTAGCAACTTCAACTGCAACTCTTATTCTCTGGCTGAATGACAATGGCGAGTATCTCCGGGGAGTGGTCTCTGTGCAAACAATGTATTAATATTATACTAACTATACAAAAAGCTATTGTCATGTAAATACTCCAGCATGAACAATGCAGATGATAACTATAGGACACGATAAATGCTAccaataaaaagaacaaaacttAGGCAGAGTTCCTAGTGTGCTGTTTTTACTGTTCTccaaattttaaacaaaacaaaaaagacaagtGGGGGTTTGAGATGTGCTGACGGAAAAGTTAACTATTACCATAGAGATGGAGGGCCAAGTTGTCTCCATGAATGTAGTCAGCTAAAAGAAGCCTCTCCTGTTCCCTAGGCCCCCAATAGTATGCTCGTAATGGGACAATGTTTGGATGCCTCATCGAACCGATCTTTTTAACTTCTCTCGCAAATTCCTTTTTATGTTTGACCAACCCCACTCTTAACCATTTTACAGTCAACATATGACCATTGTCCAGAGTAGCTTTGTACAGAGTGCCGTGGCTACTTCTACCAAGAACTTCAGCCGGAGCTCGAGATAACTCCTCTGCAGTGAATGCTAGTGAAGAATCCAGGAAAAACAGTTCCCCAGCTAGTCGATCTGGTGAGTATACGTCCAACATCACAGGCTTTTCACAAGCCTCGATAAAGCGTGGTGAGGACGACAATGGGGAACCAGGAGAAGACTTCCTTCCAGATGACATGGGAGGGTTATCCATCAAATTAGGAGGTGCTGAACTGGTTGCTACCACTTCCTGCGGCAAGCCGTGCTCAGAAATTTCGGTTATAAACTCTGACTGTGGTCCAGAAAGTGATCTTGAATTGGATGTCAATAAGTGATCATTTGAAAAGCTCAACGAAGATGTTGGGGGTTGAGCATTTGTATTGAACTTGAAGAGGGAAGGCCTTGAAAGTCCTGCTAACTTGACATCTCTTCCAGTAGTTTGGCCAGCAAAATCACTTCTCCCACGAAATTCTTTTGCTTGTGTTCGATGATAAGccaataaaacaaaagcaatcATCACAGCAGCACCCACAGAAGCAAGGATAATTGCTATCCTGATATTACCCTTTGAACTATGATGTTTATCTTTATCTGGAATATTTGGCAGTGCAGAATGTTCTGGGGCATTATCTGGTAACTTTAGCTTTTCATTTCCAGGGTAAAAAGATGAAGGAGGAAACCGCCGTAAATTTTCTGGAACATGGCCAGATAGATCATTATTGGACACATTAAACGCAGTCAAGTTAAATGAAAGCTTATCAGGAATTTTTCCGGTAAATTTGTTGTTAGACAAATTGAGGTACTCCAAATCAATAAGTTTGCTCAATTCATTTGGAAGCTGTCCGGAAAAGCCATTCCTTGCTAGATTCAGCATTTTGAGCTTAACCATTCTATCTATATCAGAAGGTAAGACACCTTCTAACGAGTTGTTAGATACATCAAAATATTCCATTGGCTGAAAAGGAGGCAAAATTAGTAATTCACTTGCCCCTGAACCTTGAAGCAAAAGTGGCCCTGTAAATTGATTTCCAGAAAGATTCAGTCTTGTTAGCGATTGTGAAGTAACCAAACCAACAGGAATGGATCCATTAAGTTCATTAAAACTTAAATCAAGGGTAGACAATTTTGAATATGTCCCTATAATAGAAGGCACGGATCCAGACAGCTTGTTTGAACTCAGATCAACAACCTCCATAGTGTCTTCCCAGTTCCCTAATACAGAAATGTCGCCAGTAAACATATTCCTGCTCAAATCTATGACTGTGCATCTTCTCAAAGAGGTTGGCAGTGAGCCTGATAAACTATTTGATGAAAGATCCAATACATTTAAAGTGGTGGAATTAATTACAGCAATTGAGCCTGCACATAAGTAAAGATATACAAATAAATTAACACGGTATTGAGTTTACTGACATTTATTTAGTAAATAATTTAAATCCCCAAAATCTTAAGCACTTACAAACCATGATGCGATAATCATTTATATACAAAAGATCCTCATGAAAATTTATTTGACAACTGCTAAATGAAACTGGTAATCTAACTTGAAACATGTTaattcaaaaggaaaaaaaaggttttaataTGATAAAGCGAGCAGAATAAACTCAGAAAGCCACTAGCAAGTGATGTACAAGAGGTATCCAGACagaaaaatataagataaaCCAATTGAGAAGAAAAAGTTATGTACTAAAAGAATTAAGGAAACGACGAGACAGTTCAGAATTGAACACCCAACTTGAAGATAAAGATCTCACAGGTCATCAGAGAACTACAAAATATGATAAACTAATGAGCCAAACACCAAGCACGGTAAGGTTCAATCAATACAAAGAGTCaattttttcagaaaaaaaattaaaatgaaaatacaaaGAGTTAAAGACACCAAACAGATAATGCCTGATTAAAGGTAAGGAAGACAATTCACAAAGGAAGTGTTGCTGGAAGAAATGTATGACAAAAAAGATTAAACATCACTCCCTACTGATCCTCTGTTCGACCTCTATGTCAATCGACAGACAGCAATTGTGTCGATTTATTTGCAAGCTCATTGATTCTATTCAAGCCACGTGCAAAATGgaatttataaactttcatTAAAACATTTTCCCCCGTGCACTACCTGACAATAACCTCCGTGGCAGGAAAAATTTCGATGATCGAAAACGCTTCCCATTCTCATTAATGCACCTTTTCCGTACACTAAAACGCATGTGCATGAAAACATTTACCCCCGTGCACTACCCACCAATGACCTTCGTGGcaggaaaaaattcaatgatCGAAAACTCTTCCTGTTATCATTAATGCACCTTTTCCGTACACTAAAACGCATGTGCATGAAAACATTTACCCCCATGCACTACCCGCCAATGACCTCCGTGGcaggaaaaaattcaatgatCGAAAACGCTTCCTGTTATCATTAATCCACCTTTTCCGTACACTAAAACGCATGTGCATGAAAACATTTACCCCCGTGCACTACCCGCCAATGACCTCCGTGGcaggaaaaaattcaatgatCGAAAACGCTTCCTGTTATCATTAATGCACCTTTTCCGTACACTAAAACGCATGTGCATGCACGTAAATACAAAATCAGATGCATACCAGTGCCATTTTCGGTTACCctacttttcattttatttaagtagatggatcaaattgaaatcatttctcttaattagaaatttcaaatccaacatgcatattgcattgcATGCTCCTAAACGTAAAACTAAACAAGCATAGTTCAAGCTATAAATAGTGGTAATTCTGTCTAtacaaaacatgaaaatatacaaaccaaaacaagagtaaaaataaataaatgacaaataaaCAGAGATCAATGCTACACTATACCTACACTAACTAGCTAGTGATCCTAAAAGTAGAAAAAATTTACCTGTAAATCCATTGTGGCTAAGATCCAATTCCTCCAATGACATTGAACTCAGCAACAAATCCTCAGGCACAGCGCCAAAGAACAGATTACGCGCTAGTCTCAAAACTCGAAGTCCAGGCAATGAACCAAAAGAAGGAAGCTCTCCTCTAATCAAATTACCACTCAAATCCAGAGTTTGCAAGTTTCGAAACAATGCAATTGAATCGTTTAAGAAAAATTCACCGTTCAATTTGTTATAACTCAAGTTCAAATACCGAACAGTATTCGCCAAAGATGAAACATTCTCAAGAGTAAGTGAAAGTGCACCAGAGAATTGATTTAGACTCAAATCGAGAAACTCGACGTTGTGAAGAGTCGGAATTAATTCAGCAATGCTAGCCCAGAAATTGTTAGAGTGCAAATCTAAAACCCTAAGCTGTTGAAGATTATTGAGTTGAGCTGGAAAACCACCTTTGAAATTGTTATGTGAAAAATTGAGGTAATTCAAACCCCAAAGATCGTTGATCCGCGCCGGAATTGGACCGTAGAATTTGTTGTTTGAAAGATCCAAATGTTGAAGAGAAGTAATTGTACCTAACGACGGTGGTAATCTTCCACTGAAGCTGTTTCCGGCGAGGCTGAGATTTTTGAGAAGTTTGAGGTCGAGGAGTGTTTGAAATTTTAACTCTCCGGCGAGGTTGAAGTTGTTGAGGTTAATTCCGGTGACGTTTCCGGTGAGGTCGTCGCAGGTGATTCCTGTCCATGAACGTGGACATATGTTGTCGTTTCGGAGAGAAGAAAGGTTCCATGAAGTGAGAGGTGGATTTTCTGGATCTGAAGTTATGGCTTTTTTGAATTCGAGTAGAGATCGGAGCTCCGGTGAAGTGGCGGAgcaagaagagagaaaaatgaggaggaggaggaagaagtaCGGTGGAGGATTCATCGGAGTTAATGTGGATAGATAAGATAAGTTTTAGTAGTGATTCattttaagagagaaaaagagatgaatcctagaagaagaagaagaagaagaaggttgaCATCAACGTTGAACGGAGGTGGAAGGCGAGTttgatagagagagaaagttcagTGTAGTGTAGCACTTGCACTATAgggtttcatttttattttttattttttgtgttattataatatcaactttttttcatttttcatcttttaaaatgaattatagtgaataaataaaaaattccatGTTTTAACTCTAACAAATgcataaaatttctttttaaccctctttgtaaaaatatatgtaatctaattgatgatatttatgtatattttcTAAAAGCTTGACATTGTATATCtaatccaaaaaaagaaaatcttaaATTACAGTAATATAACTAATgagaatattaattaaaaaagagtttccataagaataagaaaaaataacaaaaacagtAAGAAAATGGGTGAGGTGGAGAGTGTTTGTTGGTGGGAGCAAGTAACTACAGTCTGTAAAGGACAAAGTTTGTAGTTCTCTTCTCTTCcatcatttattaattttcacTATGTTATGTTGTACTGTCTTCTGTTGTGTTGTGTGCTGTTGTTGCTTGTTCCCAtacacacacactctctctctctctctctcttgttaGAGACAGAAACGGCAATTTTAGGCTTCGGTCTCTCTCTCCTTCTCTATCCAGCCCTACACGCACATGCATCTATCTATCTTAACGCCGTCACcttcattattttatcttttctttctaCTTATTTTTATACTAGTAGTACAAAGTAAAGGTTCTGCCTACGAAATGGATAATTAATAACTTAGGAGTAATCATGGCCGTATCTGAGGCGCGCGACGAAGAGGACCATTAAAAATTGTCATCAATTgaatgtataaatatcattactcttctttttatgtttatatatatttattagttagATTATGATCCAAATTGTAAGTTCGccctataacatcaaaatcTCATAAACGGCCGCGGAAATGATGCACGTAATAttgattgaatgatacaattgtaAAATAAGCAATTTTAGTGGCATTAAGATTAGTCTTCACAAGCTCATATCAATTGATAGAGACGTATAATGTATATGGGTCAGAGTTTGAA
It encodes:
- the LOC11421686 gene encoding probable inactive receptor kinase At5g10020, which gives rise to MNPPPYFFLLLLIFLSSCSATSPELRSLLEFKKAITSDPENPPLTSWNLSSLRNDNICPRSWTGITCDDLTGNVTGINLNNFNLAGELKFQTLLDLKLLKNLSLAGNSFSGRLPPSLGTITSLQHLDLSNNKFYGPIPARINDLWGLNYLNFSHNNFKGGFPAQLNNLQQLRVLDLHSNNFWASIAELIPTLHNVEFLDLSLNQFSGALSLTLENVSSLANTVRYLNLSYNKLNGEFFLNDSIALFRNLQTLDLSGNLIRGELPSFGSLPGLRVLRLARNLFFGAVPEDLLLSSMSLEELDLSHNGFTGSIAVINSTTLNVLDLSSNSLSGSLPTSLRRCTVIDLSRNMFTGDISVLGNWEDTMEVVDLSSNKLSGSVPSIIGTYSKLSTLDLSFNELNGSIPVGLVTSQSLTRLNLSGNQFTGPLLLQGSGASELLILPPFQPMEYFDVSNNSLEGVLPSDIDRMVKLKMLNLARNGFSGQLPNELSKLIDLEYLNLSNNKFTGKIPDKLSFNLTAFNVSNNDLSGHVPENLRRFPPSSFYPGNEKLKLPDNAPEHSALPNIPDKDKHHSSKGNIRIAIILASVGAAVMIAFVLLAYHRTQAKEFRGRSDFAGQTTGRDVKLAGLSRPSLFKFNTNAQPPTSSLSFSNDHLLTSNSRSLSGPQSEFITEISEHGLPQEVVATSSAPPNLMDNPPMSSGRKSSPGSPLSSSPRFIEACEKPVMLDVYSPDRLAGELFFLDSSLAFTAEELSRAPAEVLGRSSHGTLYKATLDNGHMLTVKWLRVGLVKHKKEFAREVKKIGSMRHPNIVPLRAYYWGPREQERLLLADYIHGDNLALHLYETTPRRYSPLSFSQRIRVAVEVARCLLYLHDRGLPHGNLKPTNILLAGPDYSVSLTDYGLHRLMTPAGVAEQILNLGALGYRAPELASASKPLPSFKADVYALGVILMELLTRKSAGDIISGQSGAVDLTDWVRLCEREGRVMDCIDRDIAGGEESSKEMDQLLATSLRCILPVHERPNIRQVFEDLCSIPSA